The following are encoded in a window of Bradyrhizobium sp. WBOS07 genomic DNA:
- a CDS encoding ABC transporter ATP-binding protein, translating to MKTLSLRNLGKTYFDPYAGAHVTAVHDVSLDVEPGEFISVVGPSGCGKTTILNMIAGFIPYSKGDILLDGKPVHGPGPERGVVFQSFALFPWKTVLDNVGFGPKMRGVPKAERDRIAREYLALAGLSHAAHRYPNELSGGMQQRVGVVRALANNPDVLLMDEPFASVDAQTRMTLQEELTRIWQERKPTVIFITHDVAEAVFLANRVVVLSKGRVLDQIAVDLPRPRVWDDLVKDDRFKQLSTRVLQMVRAA from the coding sequence ATGAAGACGCTCTCGCTGCGCAATCTCGGCAAGACCTATTTCGACCCCTATGCGGGCGCACACGTCACCGCCGTCCACGACGTCTCGCTCGACGTCGAGCCCGGCGAGTTCATCTCGGTGGTCGGCCCCTCCGGCTGCGGCAAGACGACGATCCTGAACATGATCGCCGGCTTCATTCCCTACTCGAAGGGCGACATCCTGCTCGACGGCAAGCCGGTGCACGGGCCCGGTCCCGAGCGCGGTGTCGTGTTCCAGTCGTTCGCGCTGTTTCCCTGGAAGACGGTGCTCGACAATGTCGGCTTCGGCCCGAAGATGCGTGGCGTGCCGAAGGCCGAGCGCGACCGCATCGCGCGCGAATATCTCGCGCTGGCCGGGCTATCGCACGCCGCGCACCGCTATCCCAACGAGCTCTCCGGCGGCATGCAGCAGCGCGTCGGCGTGGTGCGCGCCCTCGCCAACAACCCCGACGTCCTGCTTATGGACGAGCCGTTCGCCAGCGTCGACGCGCAGACGCGCATGACGCTCCAGGAGGAGCTGACCCGCATCTGGCAGGAACGCAAGCCGACGGTGATCTTCATCACCCATGACGTGGCCGAAGCGGTGTTTCTCGCCAACCGCGTGGTCGTGCTGTCGAAGGGACGCGTGCTCGACCAGATCGCGGTCGACCTTCCTCGTCCCCGCGTCTGGGACGACCTCGTCAAGGACGACCGGTTCAAGCAGCTGTCCACGCGGGTGCTGCAGATGGTGCGCGCGGCATGA
- a CDS encoding TRAP transporter substrate-binding protein, translated as MKRRSFLAGIGATTAAATIGMPSILRAQAPVTLNGAVQFNDDHAFNRALLRFEELVKKYYGKPVNFTLHRNSSLGLEKQYFEYMSQGKAVDYGIVSPAHMSTFAKAAPFIDAPFVFKGIEHMNKVVEANILAPVADEVAAKAEVVLIGYAGGGIRNIFANKPLKNLADLKGLKVRVQGAPIWSKTFAAVGMSPTVIAYNEVYNAIQNGVISAGENEAAGVEAMKFYEVAPHLNLTQHAVSIRPICFSVKTLKTLPKDLQDAIMKAGKEAGDYGRKLESSEEVVKLDTLEKAGKLKRVPFEERDAMKKLADPVMATYAKEIGAEGIFEKINAV; from the coding sequence ATGAAGCGACGATCATTTCTCGCTGGTATCGGCGCGACCACTGCGGCGGCTACGATCGGCATGCCGTCGATCCTGCGGGCCCAAGCGCCGGTCACGCTGAACGGGGCGGTCCAGTTCAACGACGACCATGCCTTCAACCGGGCTCTGCTCCGGTTCGAGGAGCTGGTGAAGAAGTATTACGGCAAGCCCGTCAATTTCACCCTGCACAGGAACTCTTCGCTCGGCCTCGAGAAGCAGTATTTCGAGTACATGTCGCAAGGTAAGGCGGTCGATTACGGCATCGTCTCGCCGGCGCACATGTCCACCTTCGCCAAAGCGGCCCCGTTCATCGACGCGCCTTTCGTGTTCAAGGGCATCGAGCACATGAACAAGGTGGTCGAGGCCAACATCCTGGCGCCGGTCGCCGACGAGGTTGCTGCCAAGGCCGAGGTCGTTCTCATCGGTTACGCCGGCGGCGGCATCCGCAACATCTTCGCCAACAAGCCGCTCAAGAACCTGGCCGATCTCAAGGGGCTCAAGGTTCGCGTGCAGGGTGCGCCGATCTGGTCAAAGACCTTCGCGGCGGTCGGCATGAGCCCGACCGTGATTGCCTATAACGAGGTCTACAACGCGATCCAGAACGGTGTGATCTCGGCCGGCGAGAACGAGGCGGCCGGCGTCGAGGCGATGAAATTCTACGAAGTCGCGCCGCATCTCAACCTGACCCAGCACGCGGTGTCGATCCGGCCGATCTGCTTCTCGGTGAAGACGCTGAAGACCTTGCCGAAGGATCTGCAGGACGCGATCATGAAGGCCGGCAAGGAGGCCGGCGATTACGGGCGTAAGCTCGAGTCGAGCGAGGAGGTCGTCAAGCTCGACACGCTCGAAAAGGCCGGCAAGCTCAAGCGCGTCCCCTTCGAGGAGCGGGACGCCATGAAGAAGCTCGCCGATCCCGTGATGGCTACCTACGCCAAGGAGATCGGCGCGGAAGGCATTTTCGAGAAGATCAACGCCGTCTGA
- a CDS encoding TRAP transporter small permease: MTEMPVPSTPSLWRRITAAYAKLLEFLLAACVGILVIPVTLQIISRYTPFIPSYIWTEEMARFMFIWTIMIGAMVGVREAQHFEVDVWPDLSRRSEAVVRILARLGILALALVFVTAGLEFTRFAWNRTSELADLPLWLIHVAWPAAGVTWIVFAGEQILDEVRVVVGARQ; encoded by the coding sequence ATGACTGAAATGCCCGTCCCGTCCACACCGTCGCTGTGGCGCCGCATCACGGCGGCTTATGCCAAGTTGCTGGAATTCCTGCTGGCCGCCTGCGTCGGCATTCTTGTCATTCCGGTCACGCTGCAGATCATCTCACGCTACACACCGTTCATTCCGTCCTACATCTGGACGGAGGAAATGGCGCGTTTCATGTTCATCTGGACGATCATGATCGGTGCCATGGTCGGCGTGCGCGAAGCGCAGCATTTCGAGGTCGACGTGTGGCCCGACCTGTCGCGGCGGTCGGAAGCCGTAGTGCGAATTCTGGCGCGTCTCGGCATATTGGCGCTGGCACTGGTGTTCGTAACGGCTGGCCTCGAGTTCACCCGCTTTGCCTGGAACAGAACGTCGGAGCTGGCCGATTTGCCGCTTTGGCTGATCCACGTCGCCTGGCCGGCTGCCGGGGTCACATGGATCGTGTTCGCGGGCGAGCAGATCCTTGATGAAGTGCGCGTTGTGGTTGGGGCAAGGCAATGA
- a CDS encoding ABC transporter permease has translation MNLMLQIWAGYTRLTQRWPGLAAIIPFIPVLALWTAVSEAGLFPRAFFPGPADVVRAFVTLTYKGILPDYLQDSLIRLATGAAAGMALGIPLGILIGTSRWAHRICWPVLLFFQAIGDIAWLPILLIWFGFGLTTMTFVIVYTVLFPVVLNTVLGVESVPRDLARAALSLGASRARVLWEVTLPGALPNIITGLRNGLGYGWRALIAVEMIVGTSGIGFMMFDARRAGSTVEIILGMIILGLLWYIVDAWILAPLERATGQRWGLVTS, from the coding sequence ATGAATCTGATGCTGCAAATCTGGGCCGGCTATACCCGTCTGACCCAGCGCTGGCCGGGGCTCGCCGCGATCATACCGTTCATCCCGGTGCTGGCGCTGTGGACCGCGGTGAGCGAGGCCGGACTGTTTCCGCGTGCGTTCTTCCCGGGCCCGGCCGACGTCGTGCGCGCGTTCGTCACGCTGACCTACAAGGGCATCCTGCCCGACTATCTCCAGGACAGCCTGATCCGGCTCGCGACCGGTGCCGCTGCCGGCATGGCGCTCGGCATTCCCCTGGGCATCCTGATCGGCACCAGCCGCTGGGCGCACCGCATCTGCTGGCCGGTGCTGCTGTTCTTCCAGGCCATCGGCGACATCGCCTGGCTGCCGATCCTCCTGATCTGGTTCGGCTTCGGATTGACGACGATGACCTTCGTCATCGTCTACACCGTGTTGTTCCCGGTCGTGCTCAACACCGTGCTCGGCGTCGAATCCGTGCCGCGGGACCTCGCGCGCGCCGCCTTGAGCCTCGGGGCTTCGCGCGCGCGCGTGCTGTGGGAGGTGACGCTGCCGGGCGCGCTGCCGAACATCATCACCGGACTTCGCAACGGGCTCGGCTATGGCTGGCGCGCGCTGATCGCCGTCGAGATGATCGTCGGCACCTCCGGCATCGGCTTCATGATGTTCGACGCCCGCCGCGCCGGCTCCACCGTCGAGATCATCCTCGGCATGATCATTCTCGGATTGCTCTGGTACATCGTGGACGCCTGGATCCTCGCGCCGCTCGAGCGCGCGACCGGCCAGCGTTGGGGATTGGTGACATCATGA
- a CDS encoding FadR/GntR family transcriptional regulator, which produces MARARPSPVDKPIKPGRIRAVLTTLGREIAQDLIPVGTTLPPEPELETRFGVGRGVVREAIKTLAAKGLVSVRPRHGTHVLPRHEWSLLDRDVLSWLVGQDEPDRDLLLAIQEVRSIIEPAAAALAAERATRNDRWRIDTALAAMQTARDQASALAADKAFHLAILDATHNPVLQGFRGAIDTILSTVFTVAVGGPGGWFKDNLPNHAAAARAIESGNPEKARAAMERLLGYTRLKLSNRKTVIAAATRRAGGSDVRVTRTSPLKPKRRRHDP; this is translated from the coding sequence GTGGCAAGAGCGCGCCCGAGCCCCGTCGACAAGCCGATCAAGCCCGGCCGCATTCGTGCCGTGCTGACGACGCTCGGCCGCGAGATCGCCCAGGATCTCATTCCCGTGGGGACGACTCTGCCGCCCGAGCCTGAGCTCGAAACCAGGTTCGGCGTCGGACGCGGCGTGGTGCGCGAGGCCATCAAGACGCTTGCCGCGAAGGGTCTCGTCAGCGTGCGGCCGCGCCACGGCACGCACGTGCTGCCGCGCCACGAATGGAGCCTGCTCGACCGCGACGTGCTGAGCTGGCTCGTCGGCCAGGACGAGCCGGATCGCGACCTACTGCTGGCAATCCAGGAGGTACGCTCGATCATCGAGCCGGCCGCCGCGGCGCTCGCCGCCGAACGTGCCACCAGGAACGACCGCTGGCGGATCGACACGGCCCTGGCTGCGATGCAGACGGCAAGAGACCAGGCCAGCGCTCTCGCAGCCGACAAGGCTTTCCATCTTGCCATCCTGGACGCGACCCACAATCCGGTGCTTCAGGGCTTTCGCGGCGCGATCGATACCATTCTGAGCACCGTATTCACCGTCGCCGTCGGGGGCCCCGGCGGCTGGTTCAAGGACAATCTGCCGAACCACGCGGCGGCGGCGCGGGCCATCGAGAGCGGCAACCCGGAGAAGGCGCGCGCCGCGATGGAGCGGCTGCTGGGCTACACCCGATTGAAGCTGTCGAACCGCAAGACAGTCATCGCTGCAGCGACACGTAGAGCGGGCGGATCGGACGTGCGCGTGACCAGGACGTCGCCCCTCAAGCCCAAGAGAAGACGCCATGACCCGTGA
- a CDS encoding ABC transporter substrate-binding protein, with protein sequence MKRLVLLGLALLAGMVPASAQTLTKLKAGMVTGIDQIGLPIALERGFFEKYGLDVTIARPYATGVDALNALQAGESEIVQVGVPMIGAVLRGMDLVALGNYSGNATKAGSDATMAIIAREGSGIVKGDLSTLKGKKIAASFGTINHLYILATLEKAGLKPDDVTLVNTPPPDMTVALLAKGIDAFSGWDPWPIVAGKDVPGAVEIIRGGDVISYIGFNVALRPWVQANGETIEKFLAAVSEADQWMRKNPKLAAQVATRWIPGLKQEVAETAMQFNIQQADRRLSANNYRALWSAEDRLARLGILKSTFDVNAHIEPKHILKVMKDRPELFADLPPIPATAAITQGYVFKP encoded by the coding sequence ATGAAACGACTCGTGTTGCTTGGACTAGCACTTCTCGCCGGCATGGTACCGGCGAGCGCCCAGACCTTGACGAAACTGAAGGCCGGCATGGTCACCGGCATCGACCAGATCGGCCTGCCGATCGCACTCGAGCGCGGCTTCTTCGAGAAGTACGGGCTCGACGTCACGATCGCGCGCCCCTACGCCACCGGCGTCGACGCGCTGAACGCGCTGCAGGCGGGCGAGAGCGAAATCGTGCAGGTCGGCGTGCCCATGATCGGCGCCGTGCTGCGCGGCATGGACCTCGTCGCGCTCGGCAATTACAGCGGCAACGCCACCAAGGCCGGGTCCGACGCGACCATGGCGATCATCGCGCGCGAAGGTTCGGGCATCGTCAAGGGCGACCTGTCGACGCTGAAGGGCAAGAAAATCGCGGCATCGTTCGGCACGATCAACCATCTCTACATCCTGGCGACGCTGGAGAAGGCCGGGCTGAAGCCCGATGATGTCACGCTGGTCAACACGCCGCCGCCGGACATGACCGTCGCCCTGCTCGCCAAGGGCATCGATGCGTTCTCGGGCTGGGACCCCTGGCCGATCGTTGCCGGCAAGGACGTGCCGGGCGCGGTCGAGATCATCAGGGGCGGCGACGTGATCTCCTATATCGGCTTCAATGTGGCGCTTCGCCCATGGGTGCAGGCCAATGGCGAGACCATCGAGAAATTCCTCGCGGCCGTCTCCGAGGCCGACCAATGGATGCGCAAGAACCCGAAGCTGGCGGCGCAAGTTGCCACGCGCTGGATACCGGGACTGAAGCAGGAGGTCGCCGAGACCGCGATGCAGTTCAACATCCAGCAGGCGGACCGCCGGCTGTCGGCCAACAATTACCGCGCGCTGTGGAGCGCCGAGGACCGGCTCGCCCGTCTCGGCATCCTCAAATCGACCTTCGACGTCAATGCGCATATCGAGCCGAAGCACATTCTCAAGGTCATGAAGGATCGTCCCGAGCTGTTCGCCGACCTGCCGCCGATTCCGGCGACGGCGGCGATCACGCAGGGCTACGTGTTCAAGCCGTGA
- a CDS encoding intradiol ring-cleavage dioxygenase — MTQFNETDLTEAVVKSFDSTPNPRAKFLLQELVKSLHDYVSKTGLTFEEWDYAIDFLTRTGQKCTDTRQEFILLSDVLGVSMLVDAVNHRDREGATQTTVLGPFYVGEHKVTAHGTDISPHNQTGEKMFVQSRVTDLKGKPLAGVPVDVWHADDDGFYDSQKPNYDEVGASARARFITDDDGRFFFRTILPCSYPIPTDGPVGEMIVQTGRHPMRPAHVHFLVNAKGYEPLITHVFMDGDKYLDSDVVFGVKDDLIAKVEPRTEPTMPDGTKASGQWHLMTYEFHLKPGGGVAPKPLGVKAGEPA; from the coding sequence ATGACCCAGTTCAACGAGACCGATCTTACCGAAGCCGTCGTCAAGAGCTTCGACAGCACCCCCAATCCCCGCGCGAAATTCCTGCTCCAGGAATTGGTGAAGTCGCTGCACGATTACGTGAGCAAGACCGGTCTCACCTTCGAGGAGTGGGACTACGCCATCGATTTCCTGACCCGCACCGGCCAGAAATGCACCGATACGCGCCAGGAGTTCATCCTCCTGTCCGACGTGCTCGGCGTGTCCATGCTGGTCGACGCGGTCAACCATCGCGACCGCGAGGGCGCGACCCAGACCACCGTACTGGGCCCGTTCTATGTCGGCGAGCACAAGGTGACCGCGCACGGCACCGACATCTCGCCGCACAACCAGACCGGCGAGAAGATGTTCGTGCAGAGCCGCGTCACGGATCTGAAGGGCAAGCCGCTCGCGGGTGTCCCCGTCGACGTCTGGCATGCCGATGACGACGGCTTCTACGATTCACAGAAGCCGAACTACGACGAGGTCGGCGCCTCGGCGCGGGCGCGCTTCATCACCGACGATGACGGCCGTTTCTTCTTCCGCACCATCCTGCCGTGCAGCTACCCGATTCCGACCGACGGCCCGGTGGGCGAGATGATCGTGCAGACGGGCCGCCATCCGATGCGGCCAGCGCATGTGCACTTCCTGGTCAATGCCAAGGGCTATGAGCCGCTGATCACCCACGTCTTCATGGATGGCGACAAATATCTGGATTCCGACGTGGTGTTCGGCGTCAAGGACGACCTCATCGCCAAGGTCGAGCCGCGCACCGAGCCCACGATGCCCGACGGCACCAAGGCAAGCGGGCAGTGGCACCTGATGACTTACGAGTTCCACCTCAAGCCCGGCGGCGGCGTGGCACCGAAGCCGCTGGGGGTGAAGGCGGGGGAGCCGGCGTGA
- a CDS encoding ABC transporter permease, with product MQVTGSLKGRSSRLIRSVNSLAGIAMFVAPLLALVAIWAAVVPLFNVNPRVFPSVGAVGTAALDSIRDGTLLAHVGASLLRVALGTLIGIATAVPLGIAMGVSPTVAAFLTPLFRFFSVLAGIAWIPIATLWFGYGFGAIVFVIFNAVFFVVAYNTLLGVRTIPHTLRNAAASLGAGRWALLTEVLLPGALPNIVTGIRTGLGFAWRGLIAAEMIATNVGLGYMLFVARDFYRTEVIVFGMIVIGVLWLLIDRLLLVPLERATIERWGMVRRA from the coding sequence ATGCAGGTGACGGGCAGTCTGAAAGGTCGATCGTCGCGGCTGATCCGCAGCGTCAATTCGCTGGCGGGAATCGCGATGTTCGTCGCGCCGCTGCTGGCCCTGGTCGCGATCTGGGCCGCCGTCGTCCCGCTCTTCAACGTCAATCCGCGCGTGTTTCCCTCCGTCGGTGCGGTCGGCACCGCTGCGCTGGATTCGATCCGCGACGGCACGTTGCTCGCCCATGTCGGCGCAAGCCTCCTGCGCGTCGCCCTGGGCACGCTGATCGGCATTGCCACCGCCGTGCCGCTCGGCATCGCCATGGGGGTCAGCCCGACGGTTGCAGCCTTTCTCACGCCGCTGTTCCGCTTCTTCTCGGTGCTCGCCGGCATCGCCTGGATTCCGATCGCGACGCTGTGGTTCGGCTACGGTTTCGGCGCGATCGTGTTCGTGATCTTCAATGCCGTGTTCTTTGTCGTCGCCTACAACACCCTGCTCGGCGTCAGGACCATTCCGCACACGCTGCGCAACGCTGCCGCCTCGCTCGGCGCCGGCCGCTGGGCGCTGCTGACCGAGGTGCTGCTGCCGGGCGCGCTCCCCAACATCGTCACCGGCATCCGGACGGGCCTTGGCTTCGCCTGGCGCGGGCTGATCGCTGCCGAGATGATCGCGACCAATGTCGGGCTCGGCTACATGCTGTTCGTCGCACGCGACTTCTACCGCACCGAGGTGATCGTGTTCGGCATGATCGTGATCGGCGTTCTCTGGCTTCTGATCGATCGCCTGCTGCTGGTCCCGCTCGAACGCGCGACCATCGAGCGCTGGGGCATGGTGAGGCGCGCATGA
- a CDS encoding TRAP transporter large permease yields the protein MSGNVLSAGQAAMVLFGVFVGLLIVRVPVAFALGLACVPILLIEPRLSLMMLAQETFNAYNSFILLAVPFFLLTANLMSIGGITDRLVALSRSMVGHWPGSLAQINVVLSVFFAGISGSSTADAASQSKIFIDAQTKEGYDLSFSIAITAVSAVLAVVIPPSILMIVWGGLISTSIAAMYLAGIVPGLLIAGAQMATVHVYAVRRGYPTYPKSTWVEMRCAIWRSIPAMMTPFIIVGGILLGWFTATESACVAVLYSVVLSAFFYRETGIRELYKALLDTGRLAGVALFCVGTASAFGWLLAYYKIPQELLANVSTWGMGAVAAGFFISFCFLVVGCFLDAIPAIIIVGTVLEPLAKSVDLHPVQFAIISIVSLAFGLVTPPYGLCLMIACSIAGVRLRYALKDTVIMLIPMLLVLAAVIVWPSVSLFLPRLIVPEMLK from the coding sequence ATGAGCGGCAATGTACTCTCCGCCGGACAGGCCGCGATGGTGCTGTTCGGGGTCTTCGTCGGCCTGCTCATCGTGCGCGTGCCGGTCGCCTTCGCGCTCGGTCTTGCCTGCGTGCCGATCCTGCTGATCGAGCCGCGCCTGTCGCTGATGATGCTGGCGCAGGAAACCTTCAATGCCTACAATTCATTCATCCTGCTGGCGGTGCCGTTCTTCCTGCTGACGGCCAACCTGATGAGCATCGGCGGCATCACTGACCGCCTGGTGGCGCTGTCGCGCTCGATGGTCGGGCACTGGCCGGGATCGCTGGCGCAGATCAACGTCGTGCTGTCGGTGTTCTTTGCCGGCATTTCGGGCTCCTCGACGGCCGATGCGGCGAGCCAATCTAAGATCTTCATCGATGCCCAGACCAAGGAAGGCTACGACCTGTCGTTCTCCATCGCGATCACCGCGGTGTCCGCAGTGCTTGCAGTCGTCATCCCGCCGTCGATCCTGATGATCGTCTGGGGTGGGCTGATCTCGACCTCGATTGCGGCGATGTATCTGGCCGGCATCGTGCCCGGCCTGCTGATCGCGGGCGCGCAGATGGCGACGGTGCACGTCTATGCGGTGCGCCGCGGCTACCCGACCTATCCGAAGTCGACCTGGGTCGAGATGCGATGTGCGATCTGGCGGTCGATACCGGCCATGATGACGCCGTTCATCATCGTCGGCGGCATCCTGCTCGGCTGGTTCACCGCGACCGAGTCGGCCTGTGTCGCCGTGCTCTATTCCGTGGTGCTCTCGGCGTTCTTCTACCGGGAGACGGGTATCCGCGAATTGTACAAGGCCTTGCTCGATACCGGGCGCCTCGCCGGCGTGGCGCTGTTTTGCGTCGGTACCGCGAGTGCGTTCGGCTGGCTGCTCGCCTATTACAAGATTCCGCAGGAGCTGCTGGCCAACGTCTCGACGTGGGGCATGGGCGCAGTTGCGGCCGGTTTCTTCATCTCCTTCTGCTTCCTGGTGGTGGGCTGCTTCCTCGACGCCATCCCGGCCATCATCATCGTCGGCACCGTGCTGGAGCCGCTCGCCAAATCGGTCGATCTTCATCCGGTGCAGTTCGCGATCATTTCCATCGTGTCGCTGGCCTTCGGCCTGGTGACGCCGCCTTATGGCCTGTGCCTGATGATCGCCTGTTCGATCGCGGGCGTCCGGCTGCGCTATGCGCTGAAGGACACGGTGATCATGCTGATCCCGATGCTGCTGGTGCTGGCGGCCGTCATCGTCTGGCCGAGCGTGTCGCTGTTCCTGCCGCGTCTGATCGTGCCGGAGATGCTGAAATGA
- a CDS encoding serine hydrolase, with protein MLAPTPASPESVGMSKAALDRVDAHMKSRYIDAGRFPGTHLLVYRRGKVAHSSVQGLADVERKLPVKDDTIYRIYSMTKPLTSVAFMMLVEQGLVAIDEPVAKYIPEWKDLGVFVAGTYPAFLTRPPSRPMLIVDLLRHTSGLTYGFQQRSNVDAAYRSEKIGEVEKSGTLQTMIEGLAKIPLEFSPGDAWNYSVSTDVLGYLVGKISGVPFEQFLKSRILDPLGMTDTDFHVPASKAHRFAACYSADPGGGMTFHAGQRREGLTLQDDPATSSFLSPPSFVSGGGGLCSTVADYLTFCRALLNGGELGGVRLIGPKTLALMTTNHIPGGRFLPEMSRSLFSEATYNGIGFGLGFAVTMRPAETLIAGSPGEYNWGGAATTSFWIDPAEELITIFMTQVLPSSAYPIRRELRSMVYAAITESNL; from the coding sequence ATGCTCGCGCCCACCCCCGCCTCGCCCGAATCCGTCGGCATGTCCAAGGCCGCCCTCGACCGCGTCGATGCGCATATGAAGAGCCGATACATCGATGCCGGCCGCTTTCCGGGCACGCATCTTCTGGTCTATCGCCGCGGCAAGGTCGCGCACAGCTCGGTCCAGGGCCTTGCCGATGTCGAGCGCAAGCTGCCGGTCAAGGACGACACCATTTACCGCATCTATTCCATGACCAAGCCACTCACCAGCGTCGCCTTCATGATGCTGGTCGAGCAAGGCCTCGTCGCGATCGACGAGCCCGTCGCCAAGTACATTCCGGAATGGAAGGATCTCGGCGTCTTCGTCGCCGGCACCTATCCGGCCTTCCTGACCCGGCCGCCGTCCCGGCCGATGCTGATCGTCGACCTGCTGCGCCACACCTCCGGCCTCACCTACGGTTTCCAACAGCGCTCCAATGTCGATGCCGCCTATCGCAGTGAAAAGATCGGCGAGGTCGAGAAATCAGGCACGCTTCAGACCATGATCGAGGGTCTGGCCAAGATCCCGCTGGAGTTCTCGCCGGGGGACGCCTGGAATTATTCAGTCTCGACCGACGTGCTCGGCTATCTCGTCGGCAAGATCTCCGGGGTGCCTTTCGAGCAATTCCTTAAATCACGCATCCTCGATCCGCTCGGCATGACAGATACCGATTTCCACGTGCCGGCCTCGAAGGCGCATCGTTTCGCCGCCTGCTACTCGGCCGATCCCGGTGGCGGCATGACCTTCCATGCCGGCCAGCGCCGCGAAGGTTTGACGCTGCAGGACGATCCGGCGACGAGCTCGTTCCTGTCTCCGCCCTCCTTCGTCTCCGGCGGCGGCGGGCTGTGCTCGACGGTCGCCGACTACCTCACCTTCTGCCGCGCCCTGCTCAACGGTGGCGAACTCGGCGGCGTCAGGCTGATCGGCCCCAAGACGCTGGCGCTGATGACCACCAACCACATTCCGGGCGGCCGTTTCCTGCCCGAAATGTCGCGCTCGCTGTTCTCCGAGGCCACCTATAACGGCATCGGCTTCGGCCTCGGCTTCGCCGTCACCATGCGCCCGGCCGAGACGCTGATCGCCGGCAGCCCCGGCGAATACAATTGGGGCGGCGCGGCTACCACCTCGTTCTGGATCGATCCGGCTGAAGAGCTGATTACGATCTTCATGACGCAGGTGCTGCCGTCGAGCGCGTATCCGATCCGCCGCGAGCTGCGTAGCATGGTGTACGCGGCGATCACCGAGAGCAACCTGTAG
- a CDS encoding LysR family transcriptional regulator produces MDLLALADFNLVARHGGFGKAARAAGRPKATLSRRVSELESSLDLRLFERGGRTLKLTQEGRALYERTGALLTELDETAAAIASGADKPKGRLRISAPLLFSQTAMGRLAASFASRHPQVRLEVTTDDRHVDMIEEGFDLVIRVNPDPDESLVGRIFLRDRMLVVASPALKRPKAKLAVPAVVRGDDEAAVWDIRRPSGPSRIAVDPVLRLSSLMMVRDAVRAGIGAARLPLSLVSHDLAAGTLVRWADVDGSDIALWTLYPSRRLLSARVSAFLDHLKDAFPKGTPDELAAYISW; encoded by the coding sequence ATGGATTTGCTCGCGCTTGCCGACTTCAATCTCGTCGCCCGCCACGGAGGGTTCGGAAAGGCCGCCCGCGCCGCGGGACGTCCGAAAGCGACGTTGTCCCGCCGCGTGTCCGAACTCGAGAGCAGCCTCGATTTGCGTCTGTTCGAGCGCGGCGGGCGCACGCTCAAGCTTACCCAGGAAGGACGCGCGCTGTACGAGCGGACAGGCGCACTGCTCACCGAGCTCGACGAGACGGCGGCCGCGATCGCCTCCGGCGCGGACAAGCCAAAGGGCAGATTGCGGATCAGCGCGCCCCTGCTCTTCTCGCAAACCGCGATGGGCCGTCTTGCGGCCAGCTTCGCCTCTCGGCATCCGCAGGTTCGGCTCGAGGTCACGACCGATGATCGCCACGTCGACATGATCGAGGAAGGCTTCGATCTCGTGATCCGGGTCAATCCCGATCCGGATGAAAGCCTGGTCGGCCGCATCTTCCTGCGCGACCGGATGCTGGTCGTGGCGAGCCCCGCCTTGAAACGCCCGAAGGCAAAGCTCGCCGTTCCGGCCGTCGTGCGCGGCGATGACGAGGCTGCGGTTTGGGACATCAGGCGGCCAAGCGGCCCATCGCGCATCGCGGTCGATCCCGTGCTTAGGCTGTCATCCCTGATGATGGTTCGCGATGCCGTGAGAGCCGGCATCGGCGCGGCAAGGCTGCCGCTGTCGCTCGTCAGTCACGATCTTGCCGCCGGCACGCTGGTCCGCTGGGCAGATGTCGATGGATCAGACATCGCCCTATGGACGCTTTATCCCTCGCGGCGATTGCTCAGCGCACGCGTCTCCGCCTTCCTCGATCATCTCAAGGACGCCTTTCCGAAGGGAACGCCGGACGAGCTGGCCGCTTACATCAGCTGGTAA